From a single Sediminibacterium sp. KACHI17 genomic region:
- a CDS encoding OmpA family protein → MNLVLVFDLPNLREEQLVQDIFNAAYSMKYSLFLLIFISYTLSAQEQPSLDKIADRHFIKYEYALAVPLYERLLDQRKIKNDWLFKAAFCYESMLQYERAVYWYQQLLQKDTIVEPDLILHAADLMKTLQKADTAIYWYQQYLLKSGDSIRALQRIQGTVKGIEWMNHPTRHEIMNKIDINTNLSDWGSSLYKDELIYVSEQKRKINGAYANNNRIYSWNDNPYLSLQVTNRLKQGALIHEIIQKMNDYDYHVGPVAFTKNLDTLYYTRTYRKANDHFQKPFKRFRIATRHLEILYIFKTGVNTWSKPKELISGKGTQFSIGHATLSQNGDVLYFASDMPGGYGKTDIWYCEKEANGNWSAPKNCGALINTPDEEAFPVIDPNSGDIYFASTGHIGMGGYDIFQSSGSRSTWSHSENLLYPINSTYDDFYFVVKNQYEMYLSSNRPDGKGSDDIYAVLLPIPKQDKQAILPKPTTLVIRTKVLNRQTQEPISSSLVQMTNLLENSKVDHETNEDGLTYHVVPCNSHYRVKASKTFYESDSSGLIFPDCSKIDTMDVLLYLNPFTPKIDTPKIVGPAKRVSRFKVGDTFVLNDLYYDLDKYNIRADAAKILDSLVTILNTYPEIDIELSSHTDSRASDAYNDKLSQNRAISAVNYLIKHGIDKKRLQARGYGEKRLRNHCADGVKCSEALHQLNRRTEVRVTNVRALD, encoded by the coding sequence ATGAACTTAGTATTGGTATTCGATTTACCAAACCTCAGGGAAGAACAATTAGTCCAAGATATTTTTAATGCTGCTTATTCTATGAAGTACTCTCTTTTTTTGTTGATCTTCATTTCTTACACCCTCAGCGCTCAGGAACAACCTTCCTTAGATAAAATAGCTGACAGACATTTTATAAAATATGAATACGCATTAGCAGTGCCTCTCTACGAAAGACTGCTTGATCAACGAAAAATTAAAAATGACTGGTTGTTCAAGGCTGCATTTTGCTATGAATCTATGCTGCAATATGAAAGAGCAGTTTATTGGTACCAACAGCTGTTACAAAAAGATACTATAGTAGAACCAGATCTTATTTTACATGCAGCCGACCTGATGAAAACCTTACAGAAAGCTGATACTGCTATATACTGGTACCAACAATATTTATTAAAAAGTGGTGATTCGATAAGAGCCTTGCAAAGAATACAAGGAACTGTAAAGGGTATCGAATGGATGAATCATCCTACCCGGCATGAAATCATGAATAAGATCGATATTAATACAAACTTATCTGATTGGGGAAGCTCTTTATATAAAGATGAGTTGATCTATGTTTCAGAACAAAAAAGAAAGATCAATGGAGCCTATGCAAACAATAATAGGATCTATAGCTGGAATGATAACCCTTATCTCAGTTTGCAAGTCACCAATCGATTGAAGCAAGGTGCGCTGATTCATGAGATCATTCAAAAAATGAATGATTATGATTATCATGTCGGACCTGTTGCATTCACAAAAAATCTCGACACACTTTATTACACAAGAACATATAGAAAAGCAAATGATCATTTTCAAAAACCATTTAAGAGATTCAGGATAGCAACAAGACACCTTGAAATATTATACATTTTCAAAACAGGCGTAAATACCTGGAGTAAACCCAAAGAATTGATCAGTGGTAAAGGGACACAGTTTAGTATAGGTCATGCCACTTTATCACAAAATGGAGACGTATTATATTTTGCTTCTGATATGCCGGGTGGATACGGGAAAACAGATATTTGGTATTGTGAAAAAGAAGCGAATGGTAATTGGAGTGCTCCTAAAAATTGTGGCGCCTTGATCAATACGCCAGACGAAGAAGCTTTTCCTGTCATTGATCCAAATTCCGGGGACATTTACTTTGCCAGCACGGGTCATATAGGAATGGGGGGGTATGATATATTTCAATCCTCTGGTTCTCGTAGCACATGGAGTCATTCCGAAAATCTTCTTTATCCGATCAATAGCACATATGATGATTTCTATTTCGTAGTAAAGAATCAGTATGAGATGTACTTGTCTTCCAACAGACCGGATGGCAAGGGATCAGACGATATTTATGCCGTTCTGCTTCCAATACCCAAACAAGATAAGCAGGCAATATTACCTAAACCCACAACACTCGTTATCAGAACTAAAGTATTGAATCGACAAACCCAAGAACCAATTTCATCATCACTGGTGCAAATGACGAATTTGCTGGAAAATAGCAAGGTAGATCATGAAACAAATGAAGACGGACTGACATATCATGTTGTGCCTTGTAATAGTCACTATCGCGTAAAGGCCAGTAAAACTTTTTATGAATCTGATAGTTCCGGATTGATTTTTCCGGATTGCTCGAAAATAGATACCATGGATGTTCTTCTTTATCTCAATCCTTTTACTCCAAAAATTGATACACCTAAAATTGTAGGTCCTGCTAAAAGAGTATCCAGGTTTAAAGTAGGGGATACATTCGTATTAAATGATCTGTATTATGATCTGGATAAGTACAATATCAGAGCTGACGCGGCTAAAATATTGGATAGTTTAGTTACGATTCTCAATACTTATCCTGAGATTGATATTGAATTATCTTCTCATACAGACAGTAGGGCCAGTGATGCATACAATGATAAATTATCCCAGAATAGAGCTATTTCTGCAGTTAATTATCTCATTAAACATGGTATTGACAAAAAACGATTACAGGCACGTGGTTATGGCGAAAAAAGACTTAGAAACCATTGCGCAGATGGTGTTAAATGTTCTGAAGCCTTACACCAATTGAACAGAAGAACTGAGGTGCGGGTGACAAATGTGAGGGCGCTTGACTAA
- a CDS encoding PDZ domain-containing protein yields MKNKSSGIHKILSLFVLLCTGSTLLAQGTMLLRQPNASKDHIVFVHADDIWVANINGGDARRLTSAIGTELNPKISPDGKWVAFTGQYDGNFDVYVVSIDGGEPKRMTWHPGADVVHGWLPDGSGIYFTSGREGYPTVNTKFFIVNIKGGTPTAMPLPFGFSGTLSPDGQTMAFLPYSLWDPEWRNYRGGQAQPIWLFNMKTFETIKTKQGDKERHSSPTWNNGILYFLSEQDYINNVWSYDPKTKVQKQITFHKDFDIKNVSAANNKLIYEQGGYLHSYDITTQKTQKLEIHVKGDLNWGRARWNNLTGANLINASLSPTGKRALFESRGEIFTVPKENGDWRNITNSTGAADRAPVWSPDGQKIAWFSDASGEYQLMVKDQFGLQEAQAFPIPNKKFYFTPAWSPDSKYIAFTDTDYNIWYMDVKTGAIKKVDTDRYAHPNRTMKPVWSPDSKWIAYVQIQNNQFKAVKVYNLETGVSKQITNGLSDAIDPQWDESGKYLYFLASTDFGLATGWLDMSNYNYPVTRALYIAVLSKDVPSPFEPKSDDEPVKNPADTAAKQTKPATASKGVQVKIDFEGLDQRIIAANIPMRDYTGLIAGPDGTVFYLESVPNQPGLVLNRYSTKDQKTTEFARSVNAATTSEDRKNLLYRSGPGWYIVGTAVAPRPGEGRLATDGMKVYVDPGKEAEQIYKEGWRLQRDFLYVDNVHGAPWDKIYDWYKPWVKHVKHRSDLNYIIDIISGEVAVGHSYVNGGDFPDVPTIPGGLLGADYQVENGYFKIKKIYTGENWNPELRSPLSGPGINVKAGDYLLEVNGQKLDASMNLYSLFEGTANRQIKIRVNSKPTWEGSQLITVVPIANEGALRSRDWVEGNRRKVDELSGGKLAYVYVPNTGDPGYTSFNRYYFSQQDKQGAIIDERNNGGGSAADYMIDVMSRKLQGYFNNRVEGHRVSTTPMAGIWGPKVMIINENAGSGGDLLPYMFRKMKLGPLVGTRTWGGLVGTWDTPPFIDGGRMVAPRGGFFDTDGKWAVEAEGVAPDIEVFHDPKAIIEGRDPQLERAVQEALRLMPTQGIELKKEPSPPIRSFRPKN; encoded by the coding sequence ATGAAAAACAAGAGTTCGGGTATCCATAAGATACTCTCATTATTCGTGCTCTTATGCACAGGAAGTACCTTATTGGCTCAGGGAACGATGTTACTACGTCAACCCAATGCCAGTAAAGATCATATCGTCTTTGTTCATGCAGATGATATTTGGGTTGCCAATATTAACGGTGGTGATGCCCGTAGATTAACATCTGCTATTGGAACAGAATTAAATCCCAAAATTAGTCCCGATGGTAAATGGGTGGCCTTTACAGGTCAGTATGATGGAAACTTTGATGTTTATGTTGTATCCATTGATGGTGGTGAACCCAAAAGAATGACATGGCACCCCGGTGCTGATGTAGTTCATGGTTGGTTACCTGATGGAAGTGGCATTTATTTTACTTCAGGAAGGGAAGGATACCCAACGGTGAATACAAAATTCTTTATTGTCAATATCAAAGGAGGTACACCTACTGCAATGCCTTTGCCTTTTGGCTTTTCCGGAACTCTGTCTCCCGATGGCCAGACCATGGCATTCTTACCTTATAGCTTATGGGATCCTGAATGGAGAAATTATCGTGGTGGACAGGCGCAGCCTATCTGGTTATTCAATATGAAAACCTTTGAAACCATTAAAACCAAACAAGGTGATAAAGAAAGACATAGCAGTCCCACCTGGAACAATGGTATTTTATATTTCTTATCTGAACAAGACTATATTAATAATGTATGGTCTTATGATCCAAAGACAAAAGTGCAAAAGCAAATCACGTTCCATAAAGATTTTGATATCAAGAATGTTTCAGCCGCTAATAACAAATTGATCTATGAGCAGGGAGGTTATTTGCATAGCTACGATATCACTACACAAAAAACACAAAAGCTGGAAATACATGTCAAAGGTGATTTGAATTGGGGACGTGCACGTTGGAATAACCTGACCGGTGCTAATTTGATCAACGCTAGTTTATCTCCAACAGGAAAACGTGCATTATTTGAAAGTAGGGGTGAGATATTCACTGTTCCGAAGGAAAATGGCGATTGGAGAAATATCACAAACTCAACAGGAGCTGCAGACAGAGCTCCAGTTTGGTCGCCTGATGGACAAAAGATCGCGTGGTTTTCTGATGCAAGTGGTGAATATCAGTTAATGGTAAAAGATCAATTTGGGTTACAGGAGGCGCAAGCTTTTCCTATTCCTAATAAGAAGTTTTATTTCACACCAGCTTGGTCGCCGGATAGTAAATACATCGCATTTACAGATACGGATTATAATATCTGGTATATGGATGTGAAAACAGGTGCCATCAAAAAAGTGGATACAGATCGTTATGCGCATCCCAATAGAACCATGAAACCTGTTTGGTCGCCGGATAGTAAATGGATTGCTTATGTACAAATACAAAACAATCAGTTCAAAGCTGTGAAAGTGTATAATCTGGAAACGGGTGTTAGTAAGCAAATCACAAATGGATTATCCGATGCTATTGATCCGCAGTGGGATGAAAGCGGAAAATATTTATACTTTTTGGCTAGCACAGATTTTGGTTTAGCAACCGGTTGGTTGGATATGAGTAATTATAACTATCCTGTTACACGCGCACTGTATATCGCAGTACTTAGTAAAGATGTGCCATCTCCATTCGAACCAAAAAGTGATGATGAGCCCGTTAAGAATCCTGCCGATACTGCTGCCAAGCAAACCAAACCTGCTACTGCATCAAAAGGGGTACAGGTTAAAATTGATTTTGAAGGCTTAGATCAACGCATCATCGCAGCGAACATACCGATGCGTGATTATACCGGATTGATTGCAGGCCCGGATGGTACCGTTTTCTATTTGGAAAGTGTTCCTAATCAGCCGGGTCTTGTTTTGAACCGATACAGTACTAAAGATCAGAAAACAACCGAGTTCGCAAGATCTGTCAATGCTGCAACGACGAGTGAAGACCGCAAAAATTTATTGTATCGCTCAGGACCAGGTTGGTATATCGTTGGTACCGCTGTAGCACCTCGTCCGGGGGAAGGTCGCTTAGCAACAGATGGAATGAAAGTGTATGTAGATCCGGGTAAAGAAGCTGAGCAGATCTACAAAGAGGGCTGGCGTTTACAAAGAGACTTTCTCTACGTGGATAACGTACATGGTGCTCCATGGGATAAGATCTATGATTGGTACAAACCTTGGGTAAAACATGTGAAACACAGATCAGATTTGAATTATATCATTGATATCATCAGTGGAGAAGTCGCTGTCGGACATTCTTATGTGAATGGTGGAGACTTCCCCGATGTACCTACAATTCCGGGTGGATTATTAGGAGCGGATTATCAAGTCGAAAATGGCTATTTCAAAATCAAGAAAATATATACCGGTGAAAATTGGAACCCTGAATTAAGATCACCATTAAGTGGTCCGGGGATCAATGTAAAAGCAGGAGATTATTTATTGGAAGTGAATGGACAAAAACTAGATGCGTCCATGAATCTGTATAGCTTGTTTGAGGGTACGGCAAATAGACAAATCAAGATTCGAGTGAACAGTAAACCTACTTGGGAAGGCTCACAATTGATTACAGTAGTTCCTATAGCCAATGAAGGTGCACTTCGCTCGAGAGATTGGGTAGAGGGAAATCGTAGAAAAGTGGATGAGCTTTCAGGTGGAAAATTGGCTTATGTATATGTACCCAATACAGGTGATCCTGGATATACTTCATTCAATCGTTATTATTTTTCACAACAAGATAAACAAGGTGCGATCATTGATGAAAGAAACAACGGAGGTGGATCTGCAGCTGACTATATGATCGATGTGATGAGTAGAAAGTTGCAAGGATATTTCAATAATAGGGTAGAAGGACATCGCGTGTCTACAACTCCGATGGCTGGTATCTGGGGACCTAAAGTGATGATCATTAATGAGAATGCTGGTTCAGGCGGTGACCTGTTACCTTATATGTTCAGAAAAATGAAATTAGGACCATTAGTGGGTACAAGAACATGGGGAGGATTGGTTGGTACTTGGGATACGCCACCATTTATTGATGGAGGAAGAATGGTAGCACCCAGAGGTGGCTTTTTTGATACTGATGGGAAATGGGCCGTGGAAGCTGAAGGAGTAGCCCCGGATATTGAAGTATTCCATGATCCAAAAGCGATCATTGAAGGTCGTGATCCGCAACTGGAGCGAGCTGTACAAGAAGCTTTACGTTTGATGCCTACACAAGGAATTGAACTAAAGAAAGAACCATCTCCACCCATTCGATCATTCCGTCCGAAGAATTAG
- a CDS encoding Gfo/Idh/MocA family oxidoreductase, whose protein sequence is MLRRKFIAQTGLTAAAMTAFPSIAIQATTPAEKVRLAIIGTGLRGQNHLDLILRRADTDLVAICDINDKMLESAKSMISKSGKPMPKIFTGDAYAWQKMITTHQLDGIIIATPWEWHKEMIIGSIQAGIKYIGSEVMIGISLEDHWEVVRAAESAKANVMMLENVCYRRDVMAVLNMVRQNLFGELIHLQGGYQHDLREVKFNDGVHPYGHGVEFGEKGFSEAVWRTAHSVNRNGDLYPTHGIGPVAHYININRGNRFISLSSFASKARGLHNHIVKNGGENHPNAKVKFKLGDVVTTNILCANGETILLQHDTNLPRPYSLGFRVQGTEGIWMDVNKGIYLEGKSAKAHQWDNSKEWLDKYDHPLWKRWSKETDGAGHGGMDFFVIHSFVESIKRKQPTPMDVYDAASWSAITPLSEQSIDLGNQTIPFPDFTGGQWMYRKPVFALNDEF, encoded by the coding sequence ATGTTAAGAAGAAAATTTATTGCACAGACCGGATTAACGGCTGCTGCCATGACTGCATTTCCCTCTATTGCGATACAGGCCACAACGCCCGCAGAAAAAGTTCGCCTTGCTATTATTGGTACAGGTTTGCGTGGACAGAATCACCTCGATTTGATTTTACGCAGGGCAGATACAGATCTTGTTGCTATCTGCGATATCAATGATAAAATGTTAGAGTCAGCAAAGTCAATGATCTCAAAGAGTGGAAAGCCAATGCCTAAAATATTTACAGGAGATGCTTATGCATGGCAGAAAATGATCACAACACATCAGCTCGATGGAATCATTATTGCTACCCCTTGGGAATGGCATAAAGAAATGATCATTGGTTCGATACAGGCAGGTATTAAGTATATCGGTTCTGAAGTAATGATCGGGATCAGTTTAGAAGATCACTGGGAAGTTGTGCGTGCAGCTGAATCTGCGAAAGCAAATGTTATGATGCTGGAAAATGTTTGCTATAGAAGAGATGTTATGGCGGTACTGAATATGGTACGACAAAATTTATTCGGTGAGTTGATCCATTTACAAGGAGGCTATCAGCATGATCTTCGTGAAGTGAAATTCAATGACGGGGTTCATCCTTATGGTCATGGTGTAGAATTTGGGGAGAAAGGATTTTCTGAAGCTGTATGGCGTACAGCACATTCAGTGAATAGAAATGGAGATCTATATCCAACCCATGGTATCGGTCCGGTTGCACATTATATCAATATCAATCGCGGGAATCGCTTCATTTCTTTGTCTTCTTTTGCTTCTAAAGCGAGAGGGTTACATAATCATATCGTAAAAAATGGCGGTGAGAATCATCCAAACGCAAAAGTGAAATTTAAGTTGGGAGATGTGGTTACCACCAATATTCTTTGTGCCAATGGCGAAACCATATTATTACAACATGATACAAACTTGCCCAGACCCTATTCTTTAGGATTTCGGGTGCAGGGAACAGAAGGTATTTGGATGGATGTTAACAAAGGCATTTATCTGGAAGGAAAATCTGCTAAAGCACACCAATGGGATAATAGCAAAGAGTGGCTCGATAAATACGATCATCCGTTATGGAAAAGATGGAGTAAAGAAACAGATGGTGCCGGACATGGCGGTATGGATTTTTTTGTGATCCACTCATTTGTTGAGTCGATCAAAAGAAAACAACCAACTCCTATGGATGTCTATGATGCAGCCTCTTGGAGCGCTATTACACCATTAAGCGAACAGTCGATCGATTTGGGTAACCAAACCATTCCTTTTCCGGACTTCACAGGTGGACAATGGATGTATCGTAAACCTGTATTTGCTTTGAATGATGAATTCTGA
- a CDS encoding aminoglycoside phosphotransferase family protein — protein MTNIAPPISVLEAYGLHEKPVDIITISNGLINHTWKLSLGDRAWILQRINTAVFKTPQFIQQNIERLGAFIQSVHPQYLFTMPLPAKGGTTMVQIKEEFYRLFSYIPDSKTITVVETARQAEAAAFQFGNFTRQFADFDCSNLYITIKGFHDLSFRYEQFQQSLQHGLADRIVQAGAWITQLQSLSSIEQTYKNMLSDTDYKIRVTHHDTKISNILFDLTDNGLCVIDLDTVMPGYFFSDLGDMFRTYLSPVNEEEQDLSLIQVRSDIYKAIVNGYAKGMGDILTEKERHSFFDAGAIMIYMQALRFMTDFLNGDLYYQIQYPAHNFERAKNQITLLQDYLQKKDELQP, from the coding sequence ATGACAAATATTGCACCTCCCATATCGGTTTTAGAAGCATATGGTTTACATGAAAAACCTGTTGATATCATCACTATCAGTAATGGGTTGATCAATCATACCTGGAAACTAAGTCTCGGCGATCGTGCATGGATCCTTCAAAGAATCAATACTGCTGTTTTTAAAACGCCTCAGTTCATTCAGCAAAATATAGAGCGATTAGGTGCTTTTATCCAGTCTGTTCATCCTCAGTACCTATTCACAATGCCGCTACCGGCAAAGGGTGGTACTACCATGGTGCAGATAAAAGAAGAGTTTTATCGATTGTTTTCCTATATACCTGATTCAAAAACAATCACAGTAGTTGAAACGGCCCGGCAAGCAGAAGCTGCGGCATTTCAGTTTGGTAACTTTACCCGACAATTCGCGGATTTTGATTGTTCAAACCTTTATATAACCATTAAGGGATTTCATGATCTTTCTTTTCGATATGAACAATTTCAACAGTCGCTTCAACATGGATTAGCTGATCGTATCGTGCAAGCTGGTGCATGGATCACTCAATTACAATCATTGTCATCCATTGAGCAGACCTATAAGAATATGCTCAGTGATACAGACTATAAGATCAGGGTCACACATCATGATACCAAGATCAGTAATATTTTATTTGATCTTACAGATAATGGTCTATGTGTAATTGATTTGGATACCGTTATGCCTGGTTATTTTTTCAGTGATCTGGGTGATATGTTCAGAACCTATCTTTCTCCCGTAAATGAAGAAGAACAAGACTTGAGTTTGATTCAGGTGCGTAGCGATATATATAAAGCCATTGTAAATGGATATGCAAAAGGCATGGGAGATATACTTACAGAAAAAGAGCGGCACTCTTTTTTTGATGCAGGTGCTATCATGATCTACATGCAGGCACTACGATTTATGACAGACTTCTTAAACGGCGATCTTTATTATCAGATACAATACCCTGCACACAATTTCGAGCGTGCCAAGAATCAGATAACTTTATTGCAAGACTATTTGCAGAAGAAAGATGAATTACAACCCTAG
- a CDS encoding histidine kinase has product MNKHQRTYWIFQTAGWSLYCLIYIFFYLSIRAAPQPYFFEQLLTHVFIGFWLTHIMRMVIQRLRILKLSLQKQIFSLTVLSLVFSFFIGVCIVATESWLDIQSFNLSGFSFLNIAIRFAFSYFHFVLIWNLLYFTYHYVQKTREQNIEQAKLENLLSELEITTLKSHINPEFLFNSLNSIRSLVTDDPVRARKAITMLSNILRNSIQVDKAEKTLFEKELSIIKDYIALEQIRFADQLFVQYDIEEDTLDQPVPAMVIQNLVEKAIRHGFDDQIKTGSIDIYSEYKEDLHCFGVISSGNLSNYLEMENEHLSEIRKRIYSVYGQKARILVDTPEAGMIKAAVCIPL; this is encoded by the coding sequence ATGAATAAACATCAAAGAACTTATTGGATCTTCCAAACAGCAGGCTGGTCACTCTACTGCTTGATCTATATTTTCTTTTATTTATCCATACGCGCTGCTCCTCAACCCTATTTTTTTGAACAATTACTTACACATGTTTTTATCGGGTTTTGGCTCACGCATATCATGCGCATGGTGATTCAGCGATTGAGGATCCTAAAACTCAGTTTACAAAAACAGATATTTTCGCTAACCGTTCTTTCCCTAGTATTTTCATTTTTTATCGGCGTCTGTATTGTAGCTACAGAATCATGGCTGGATATTCAATCGTTTAATCTCTCAGGATTCTCATTTTTAAATATAGCGATCCGATTTGCTTTTTCATATTTCCACTTTGTGCTGATCTGGAATCTTTTATACTTCACTTATCACTATGTACAAAAAACCAGAGAACAGAATATTGAACAGGCTAAACTCGAAAACCTATTAAGTGAACTGGAGATCACTACTTTAAAATCGCATATCAATCCTGAATTTTTATTCAACAGTTTGAATAGTATCCGTTCACTTGTTACAGATGATCCGGTGAGAGCTAGAAAGGCCATCACGATGTTGAGTAATATTCTACGTAATAGCATTCAGGTAGACAAAGCAGAAAAAACGCTATTCGAAAAAGAATTATCGATCATCAAAGACTATATCGCATTGGAGCAGATTCGGTTTGCAGATCAATTATTTGTTCAATACGATATTGAAGAAGATACATTAGACCAGCCTGTGCCTGCCATGGTGATCCAAAACCTTGTAGAAAAAGCGATCCGGCATGGTTTTGATGATCAGATCAAGACAGGTAGTATTGATATTTATTCTGAATACAAAGAGGACCTGCATTGTTTTGGCGTTATCAGCTCAGGAAATTTATCCAACTATCTGGAAATGGAAAATGAGCATCTGAGTGAGATCAGAAAACGCATCTACAGTGTATATGGACAAAAAGCCCGTATTCTGGTAGATACTCCTGAAGCTGGCATGATCAAGGCAGCGGTTTGTATACCCTTATAA
- a CDS encoding M28 family peptidase: MIKKITTGLTAILLINTVVIAQAKQEWNTIFKAINDEVQQSSKAYSTLKEATETIGHRLTGSKNGEKAEAYAYNLLKSYGFKDVKYQPFEVESWSRGTLSIQIGTDRSSLKEVKSVSLAHSPVAADVTLEVADMGNGLEEDYLANPGKVTGKIALVYLGVLPGSKQGTRSLHRSEKTALATKYGAKGIIIINTADGGILLTGTASVTGKLIPIPAVCIGKEDGMAFKAEVAKATHYAHIKMTNFSGMIKARNVIATIKGKTLPNEKIVVGGHLDSWDLATGAIDNGIGSFSVLDMARTFKVLKLQPQRTIEFVMFMGEEEGLLGSKAYVEQAIKNKTIDQLRYMLNYDMTNDPKGYSTTAEESKELFQSIGAIAKSIDTSFTNLFRSGAGLHSDHQPFMLHGVPTGGAAGGRLPNNAGPCYHADCDDFKLVDPQGMKNTVRFNAMLLYGIADADIIKAKHFTDAETREFLLKNNLKEPLKIAGEWRWED, translated from the coding sequence ATGATCAAAAAAATCACTACCGGATTAACAGCTATACTGTTAATCAATACTGTTGTCATTGCACAGGCAAAACAAGAGTGGAATACAATTTTCAAAGCCATTAATGATGAAGTACAACAAAGTTCAAAAGCATATAGTACTTTAAAAGAAGCTACCGAAACCATCGGGCATCGTCTTACAGGCTCCAAAAATGGAGAGAAAGCCGAGGCATATGCATATAACCTACTGAAATCATATGGTTTTAAAGATGTGAAGTATCAGCCTTTTGAAGTAGAAAGCTGGAGTAGAGGAACCCTATCTATTCAGATCGGTACGGATCGATCTTCTTTAAAAGAAGTAAAATCTGTTTCCTTGGCTCATTCACCCGTAGCAGCCGATGTTACGCTGGAAGTAGCTGATATGGGCAATGGATTAGAAGAAGATTATTTGGCAAATCCCGGTAAAGTAACGGGAAAGATCGCGCTTGTTTATTTAGGTGTGTTGCCAGGCTCTAAACAAGGTACCAGAAGTTTGCATCGCTCTGAAAAAACAGCATTGGCTACCAAATATGGTGCGAAAGGAATCATCATCATCAATACCGCTGATGGGGGAATTCTGTTAACGGGTACAGCATCTGTTACAGGTAAATTGATTCCTATTCCGGCAGTTTGTATTGGTAAAGAGGATGGAATGGCTTTCAAAGCTGAAGTAGCAAAAGCGACGCATTATGCTCATATCAAAATGACCAATTTCTCGGGCATGATCAAAGCCAGGAATGTGATCGCTACCATAAAAGGTAAAACACTCCCTAATGAAAAGATCGTAGTTGGTGGGCACTTAGATAGCTGGGATCTGGCAACAGGTGCTATCGATAACGGTATCGGATCTTTCTCTGTATTAGACATGGCTCGCACCTTCAAAGTGCTAAAACTACAACCACAAAGAACCATTGAGTTCGTTATGTTCATGGGAGAAGAAGAAGGATTATTAGGATCAAAAGCTTATGTAGAACAAGCCATTAAGAACAAAACGATCGATCAGTTGCGTTATATGCTGAATTATGATATGACCAATGACCCTAAGGGATATTCAACCACTGCAGAAGAAAGCAAAGAATTGTTTCAGTCGATCGGTGCCATTGCAAAAAGTATTGATACCAGTTTTACCAATTTATTCAGAAGTGGTGCTGGACTACACAGCGATCATCAGCCGTTCATGTTACATGGAGTACCTACAGGCGGAGCGGCAGGGGGCAGGTTACCCAATAATGCCGGACCTTGTTATCACGCAGATTGTGATGACTTTAAATTAGTAGATCCACAAGGAATGAAAAACACAGTACGATTCAATGCCATGTTATTATATGGTATTGCAGATGCTGATATCATTAAAGCCAAACATTTCACTGACGCCGAAACCAGAGAATTTCTATTAAAGAATAATCTGAAAGAACCACTGAAAATTGCGGGTGAATGGCGTTGGGAGGACTAA